In Porphyromonas cangingivalis, a genomic segment contains:
- a CDS encoding V-type ATP synthase subunit I, translating to MNKYSFLIFHKEHSDFLVRLRDLGVVHIRQNNDTKQVEEIKALLAEQKQIRATIDRMNTMWSSAGITADDLKPVSEYLHVSHDSFSTAQKYIETIATIDTEIETNQKKVNELNQLKGELKIWGDFDPQLLKRLADAGQEIRFWSVPLPQYKPEWEEQYGAIIISDARRIASFVTVTPTGMSPKISAEKVDLPMRSLSDIEREISEITEETARLRESLVYLSHDKSVMERHLSELEDVYNMSNALLQGEAMFDDALIVLEGYIPAEQSEDLEKALDTEGYAYTQLEIKETDDVPVKLKNNFFVKVFEPIVKLFSLPNYHEIDPTPFVAPFFMLFFAMCFGDAGYGLFLLILCSIFKVKAKDNLKPVLSLFQWLGGAAAVIGFFSGSFFGIELAKVEALAAVRQFFISSDNMMIIAIAVGLVQIIVAKFVGAYKVKVQKGTRHALSPFAWVIFIIVMLAIVLFGLPQVDLQLPTYVNYILYSIAGCCAVIMLFFNSPGKSIFFNIGSSLWTAYNTASGLLGDSLSYIRLFAIGLTGAILGNVFNTLAISMTDGIPMYVRWLPMLIILLIGHTINFGLAMIGSLVHPVRLIFVEYFNNSDFEGGGQAYAPLKKNSLTQDQ from the coding sequence ATGAATAAGTACTCTTTCTTGATTTTTCATAAAGAGCACTCAGATTTCCTTGTTCGGCTCAGAGACTTGGGTGTCGTTCACATACGTCAAAATAACGACACCAAGCAAGTCGAGGAGATAAAGGCTCTCCTTGCGGAGCAAAAGCAGATACGTGCCACCATCGATCGGATGAATACGATGTGGAGCAGCGCAGGTATCACGGCTGATGACCTTAAGCCCGTAAGCGAATACCTCCATGTCTCACACGACAGCTTCAGCACGGCACAGAAATATATCGAGACCATCGCGACGATTGATACAGAGATCGAGACCAACCAAAAGAAAGTCAACGAGCTCAATCAACTCAAAGGGGAACTCAAGATTTGGGGAGACTTCGATCCACAGCTCCTCAAGCGCCTTGCCGATGCAGGTCAAGAGATAAGATTTTGGAGCGTGCCTCTCCCTCAATACAAACCTGAGTGGGAAGAGCAGTACGGCGCCATCATCATCAGCGATGCCAGACGTATTGCGAGCTTTGTGACCGTCACCCCCACAGGCATGTCTCCGAAGATATCGGCTGAGAAGGTAGACCTCCCTATGCGCAGTCTATCCGACATCGAGCGAGAGATCTCTGAAATCACAGAAGAGACAGCACGTCTGAGAGAATCCCTTGTCTACCTCTCGCACGACAAGTCAGTGATGGAAAGGCATCTCTCCGAGCTCGAAGATGTCTACAACATGAGCAATGCCCTCTTGCAGGGAGAAGCCATGTTTGATGACGCCCTCATCGTCCTCGAAGGATACATTCCTGCTGAACAGTCCGAAGACCTGGAAAAAGCCCTTGATACTGAAGGATACGCTTACACACAGTTGGAAATCAAGGAAACCGATGACGTGCCGGTGAAACTCAAGAATAACTTCTTTGTTAAGGTCTTCGAGCCCATCGTCAAACTCTTCTCTCTTCCGAACTATCACGAGATAGATCCGACCCCGTTTGTAGCACCATTCTTCATGCTCTTCTTCGCCATGTGCTTTGGAGACGCAGGTTATGGACTCTTCCTACTTATCCTTTGTTCGATCTTCAAAGTGAAAGCGAAGGACAATCTGAAGCCTGTCCTCTCTCTCTTTCAGTGGTTAGGAGGAGCAGCAGCTGTCATCGGTTTTTTCTCAGGGTCGTTCTTTGGCATCGAACTCGCAAAAGTAGAAGCACTTGCGGCAGTGCGACAATTCTTCATTTCATCTGACAATATGATGATCATTGCCATTGCCGTAGGTTTGGTACAGATCATTGTCGCGAAATTTGTCGGAGCATACAAAGTCAAAGTACAGAAAGGGACAAGGCATGCTCTATCCCCTTTTGCTTGGGTCATCTTCATCATCGTGATGCTCGCCATCGTCCTCTTCGGACTGCCACAAGTCGATCTTCAGTTACCCACCTATGTCAACTACATACTTTACAGTATAGCCGGCTGTTGTGCTGTCATCATGCTATTTTTCAACAGCCCGGGTAAAAGTATCTTCTTCAACATCGGCAGCTCTCTCTGGACAGCTTACAACACAGCGTCGGGTCTCCTCGGTGACTCTCTCTCATACATCCGACTCTTTGCGATCGGACTTACGGGAGCCATACTTGGTAATGTATTCAACACCTTGGCCATCTCAATGACCGATGGGATACCGATGTATGTGCGTTGGCTTCCGATGCTGATCATCTTGCTCATTGGGCATACGATCAACTTCGGGCTTGCGATGATCGGTTCGCTCGTTCACCCTGTACGACTCATATTCGTGGAGTACTTCAACAATTCCGACTTCGAGGGTGGAGGACAAGCATATGCTCCACTGAAAAAGAATAGTCTCACACAAGATCAATAA
- a CDS encoding V-type ATP synthase subunit D encodes MAIKFQYNKTSLQQQEKQLKIRVRALPTIKSKESALRMEVKRTKDKAEILERQLEEHMQSYDSMVALWNEFDASLISVKDVRMSTRKIAGVLIPVLEGVEYDVRPFSLTDSPSWFMEGMSLIRGLAEVGIEAEFTRLKLQLLEHARKKTTQKVNLFEKVQIPGYQDAIRKIKRYLEDEESLSKASQKIMRANIEKKEQEVLDI; translated from the coding sequence ATGGCAATCAAATTTCAATACAACAAGACCTCTCTTCAGCAACAGGAGAAGCAGCTCAAGATACGTGTGCGCGCACTCCCTACTATCAAAAGTAAGGAGAGTGCCTTGCGTATGGAAGTCAAGCGAACCAAGGACAAGGCTGAGATACTTGAGCGTCAGCTGGAGGAGCACATGCAGTCCTATGACAGCATGGTAGCACTTTGGAACGAGTTCGACGCCTCACTCATCAGCGTCAAAGATGTCCGTATGTCGACACGTAAGATTGCAGGGGTACTTATCCCTGTACTCGAAGGTGTCGAGTATGATGTGCGACCGTTCAGTCTGACTGACAGTCCTTCTTGGTTCATGGAGGGGATGAGCCTCATCAGAGGTCTTGCCGAAGTGGGGATCGAAGCCGAGTTTACACGCCTAAAGCTACAATTGCTTGAGCATGCTCGGAAGAAGACCACTCAGAAGGTAAACCTCTTTGAGAAGGTTCAGATCCCCGGCTATCAAGATGCTATCCGAAAGATCAAGAGATACCTCGAAGACGAAGAATCTCTATCAAAAGCATCTCAGAAGATCATGCGTGCTAATATAGAGAAAAAAGAACAGGAGGTGCTCGACATATGA
- a CDS encoding V-type ATP synthase subunit B, translated as MATKAFQKIYTKISKITKATCALNAQGVGYDELATIDGKLAQVVSIQGDEVTLQVFAGTEDIRTNAEVVFLGKSPSLKVSENLAGRFLNAYGDPIDGGPELEGEEIEIGGPSVNPVRREQPSELIATGISGIDLNNTLVTGQKIPFFADPDQPFNQVMATVALRAESDKIILGGMGLTNDDYLYFKNTFSNAGALDRIVSFINTTEDPSIERVLIPDMALAAAEYFAVEKHEKVLVLLTDMTNYADALAIVSNKMDQIPSKDAMPGSLYSDLAKIYEKAVQFPSGGSITIIAVTTLSGGDITHAVPDNTGYITEGQLYLRRDSEIGKVIVDPFRSLSRLKQLVIGKDTRADHPQVMNAAVRLYADAANAQTKLENGFDLTDYDERSLAFAREYSNSLLAIDVNQNTTAMLDTAWNLFADHFSPEEVNIRQEFVDKYWPSK; from the coding sequence TGGGCTATGATGAGTTGGCAACCATAGATGGTAAGCTCGCTCAGGTCGTGAGCATCCAAGGAGATGAAGTGACCCTTCAGGTATTCGCCGGGACAGAAGATATTCGAACCAATGCCGAGGTCGTCTTCCTTGGCAAGTCCCCCTCGTTGAAAGTCAGTGAAAATCTCGCCGGACGGTTCCTTAACGCTTATGGTGATCCCATTGACGGAGGCCCTGAACTTGAAGGAGAAGAAATAGAGATCGGAGGACCTTCGGTGAACCCTGTTCGCCGCGAACAGCCATCCGAACTCATCGCTACGGGGATATCGGGCATTGACCTCAACAACACGTTGGTCACCGGACAAAAGATCCCATTCTTTGCCGATCCGGATCAACCATTCAACCAAGTCATGGCTACCGTTGCGCTCCGTGCAGAGTCGGACAAGATCATCCTTGGAGGGATGGGACTCACCAACGACGACTACCTTTACTTCAAGAACACCTTCTCCAACGCAGGTGCTCTCGACCGTATCGTGAGCTTCATCAACACGACAGAAGACCCATCCATCGAGCGTGTCCTGATCCCGGACATGGCACTTGCCGCAGCAGAGTACTTTGCGGTCGAAAAGCATGAAAAGGTGCTTGTCCTTCTTACGGACATGACCAACTATGCTGACGCTCTCGCAATCGTATCCAACAAGATGGATCAGATCCCATCGAAGGATGCTATGCCGGGGTCGCTTTACTCAGACCTTGCGAAGATCTACGAAAAGGCGGTACAATTTCCATCAGGTGGCTCTATCACCATCATTGCGGTGACAACGCTTTCGGGCGGAGACATCACTCACGCAGTACCCGACAACACCGGGTATATCACCGAAGGACAGTTGTACTTACGTCGTGACAGTGAAATAGGTAAGGTCATCGTCGACCCATTCCGAAGCCTTTCGCGCCTCAAACAACTTGTGATCGGTAAAGACACAAGAGCAGATCACCCACAAGTGATGAATGCCGCTGTACGCCTTTATGCCGATGCTGCGAATGCCCAAACTAAGTTGGAGAACGGTTTTGACCTCACAGACTACGATGAGCGTTCGCTTGCGTTTGCAAGAGAATACTCCAACAGTCTTTTGGCTATCGACGTAAATCAGAACACAACCGCTATGCTTGACACGGCGTGGAACCTCTTCGCCGACCACTTCTCTCCCGAGGAAGTGAACATCCGTCAAGAATTTGTCGACAAATATTGGCCATCCAAGTAA